Proteins found in one Pyrus communis chromosome 15, drPyrComm1.1, whole genome shotgun sequence genomic segment:
- the LOC137718250 gene encoding uncharacterized protein At5g43822-like isoform X1: MEAMVKKYQQRFRKVRDEMNSWAVLQSRLISQFRNASSIIQRLQVLQDSKNYGCLKDVVGIEEALLAKQMDSLQNILLSMKKTMEEFHVIVLSLGKIHRDGRQMVKGGGSSQLSVKQLQQRVGVKPSLADCLDGLMLLQDMHCSEYLLKSSLVTALSQLTLKPSASDLGALQQLLVDQPNIPKEEVQFIFDIIFAEDI, encoded by the exons ATGGAGGCCATGGTGAAGAAGTATCAGCAGAGGTTCAGGAAGGTGAGGGATGAGATGAACAGCTGGGCCGTGCTTCAGTCTCGCTTGATTTCGCAATTCAGGAACGCCTCCTCCATCATCCAGAGGTTGCAG GTGCTTCAAGATTCCAAGAATTACGGCTGTTTGAAAGATGTCGTCGGTATTGAAGAGGCACTACTGGCAAAGCAGATGGACTCGTTGCAAAACATCttgctctccatgaagaaaaccat GGAAGAGTTTCATGTTATTGTATTGTCTCTTGGGAAGATTCATCGCGATGGTAGGCAGATGGTAAAGGGCGGTGGTTCTAGTCAGTTGAGTGTAAAACAACTGCAGCAACGAGTTGGTGTAAAACCCAGTCTTGCGGATTGCTTGGATGGGCTTATGCTTCTTCAGGACATGCATTGCTCTGA GTACCTTTTGAAGTCATCATTGGTTACAGCACTCTCACAACTTACCTTGAAACCCAG TGCCAGTGATTTGGGTGCACTCCAGCAGCTCTTGGTTGATCAGCCTAACATCCCCAAGGAGGAAG tCCAATTCATCTTTGATATCATATTTGCCGAAGACATTTAA
- the LOC137718250 gene encoding uncharacterized protein At5g43822-like isoform X2 produces MEAMVKKYQQRFRKVRDEMNSWAVLQSRLISQFRNASSIIQRLQVLQDSKNYGCLKDVVGIEEALLAKQMDSLQNILLSMKKTMEEFHVIVLSLGKIHRDGRQMVKGGGSSQLSVKQLQQRVGVKPSLADCLDGLMLLQDMHCSEYLLKSSLVTALSQLTLKPSDLGALQQLLVDQPNIPKEEVQFIFDIIFAEDI; encoded by the exons ATGGAGGCCATGGTGAAGAAGTATCAGCAGAGGTTCAGGAAGGTGAGGGATGAGATGAACAGCTGGGCCGTGCTTCAGTCTCGCTTGATTTCGCAATTCAGGAACGCCTCCTCCATCATCCAGAGGTTGCAG GTGCTTCAAGATTCCAAGAATTACGGCTGTTTGAAAGATGTCGTCGGTATTGAAGAGGCACTACTGGCAAAGCAGATGGACTCGTTGCAAAACATCttgctctccatgaagaaaaccat GGAAGAGTTTCATGTTATTGTATTGTCTCTTGGGAAGATTCATCGCGATGGTAGGCAGATGGTAAAGGGCGGTGGTTCTAGTCAGTTGAGTGTAAAACAACTGCAGCAACGAGTTGGTGTAAAACCCAGTCTTGCGGATTGCTTGGATGGGCTTATGCTTCTTCAGGACATGCATTGCTCTGA GTACCTTTTGAAGTCATCATTGGTTACAGCACTCTCACAACTTACCTTGAAACCCAG TGATTTGGGTGCACTCCAGCAGCTCTTGGTTGATCAGCCTAACATCCCCAAGGAGGAAG tCCAATTCATCTTTGATATCATATTTGCCGAAGACATTTAA